A single genomic interval of Panthera uncia isolate 11264 chromosome A1 unlocalized genomic scaffold, Puncia_PCG_1.0 HiC_scaffold_17, whole genome shotgun sequence harbors:
- the PFN3 gene encoding profilin-3 yields the protein MGDWKGYISAVLRDQRIDDVAIMGHSDNRCVWASRPGGLLAAISPQEVGVLTGPDRHTFLQAGLSVAGRRCCVIRDHLLSEGDGVLDARTKGLDGRAVCVGHTPRALLVLMGRRGVHGGILNKTVHELINGLRKQGT from the coding sequence ATGGGGGACTGGAAAGGCTATATCAGTGCAGTGCTGCGGGACCAGCGTATTGATGACGTGGCCATCATGGGCCACTCAGACAATCGCTGCGTGTGGGCATCGCGCCCTGGGGGCCTTCTAGCTGCCATATCACCACAGGAGGTGGGTGTGCTCACAGGGCCTGATCGGCACACCTTCCTGCAGGCCGGCCTGAGTGTGGCAGGCCGCCGCTGCTGTGTCATCCGAGACCACCTGCTGTCTGAGGGAGATGGTGTTCTGGACGCTCGCACTAAAGGGCTGGATGGGCGTGCTGTCTGCGTGGGCCACACCCCACGCGCGCTCCTGGTGCTCATGGGCCGACGGGGTGTGCATGGGGGCATCCTCAACAAGACAGTGCATGAGCTGATCAATGGGCTACGCAAGCAGGGCACATAG
- the SLC34A1 gene encoding sodium-dependent phosphate transport protein 2A, translating into MMSYGERLGGPAVSPLPVRGGHMMRGTAFAYVPSPQVLHRIPGTSAYAFPSLGPVALTEHSCPYGEVLECHDPLPAKLALEEEQKPELGLAQKLRRAGMTLLKVPLMLAFLYLFVCSLDVLSSAFQLAGGKVAGDIFKDNAILSNPVAGLVVGILVTVLVQSSSTSTSIIVSMVSSGLLEVSSAIPIIMGSNIGTSVTNTIVALMQAGDRTDFRRAFAGATVHDCFNWLSVLVLLPLEAATGYLHHVTGLVVASFNIRGGRDAPDLLKIITEPFTKLIIQVGARLARGGGRGIVKTPLSFSPPTSCPQLDKSVITSIATGDESLRNHSLIRIWCRPDPMEAPTPMPRAEANTSWTLGNATMEKCNHIFVDTGLPDLAVGLILLAGSLVLLCTCLILLVKMLNSLLKGQVAKVIQKVINTDFPAPFTWATGYFAMVVGAGMTFVVQSSSVFTSAITPLIGLGVISIERAYPLTLGSNIGTTTTAILAALASPREKLSSAFQIALCHFFFNISGILLWYPVPCTRLPIRMAKALGKRTAKYRWFAVLYLLLCFLLLPSLVFGISMAGWQAMVGVGAPFGALLAFVVLVNVLQNRSPRRLPKWLQTWDFLPHWMHSLQPLDHLITRATLCCATPEPRSPPLPARVFLEELPPATPSPRLALPAQHNATRL; encoded by the exons ATGATGTCCTatggagagaggctggggggcCCGGCTGTCTCCCCACTCCCAGTCCGAGGGGGACACATGATGCGTGGGACAGCCTTTGCCTATGTGCCCAGCCCTCAGG tccTGCACAGGATTCCAGGGACCTCCGCTTATGCCTTCCCCAGCCTGGGCCCTGTGGCCCTTACTGAGCACAGCTGCCCCTATGGGGAGGTTCTGGAGTGCCATGACCCGCTGCCTGCCAAGTTGGCCCTGGAGGAAGAGCAGAAACCAG AGCTTGGGCTGGCCCAGAAGCTGCGCCGGGCTGGCATGACACTCCTCAAGGTACCACTGATGCTCGCCTTTCTCTACCTCTTCGTCTGCTCCCTGGACGTGCTCAGCTCTGCCTTCCAGCTGGCTGGAG GGAAGGTGGCTGGCGACATCTTCAAGGACAATGCCATCCTGTCCAACCCAGTGGCAGGGCTGGTGGTTGGGATCCTGGTGACTGTGCTGGTGCAGAGCTCCAGCACCTCCACGTCCATCATTGTCAGCATGGTCTCCTCCGGCT TGCTGGAGGTGAGCTCTGCTATCCCCATCATCATGGGCTCCAACATTGGCACCTCTGTCACCAACACCATTGTGGCCTTGATGCAGGCGGGGGACAGGACTGACTTCCGGCG GGCCTTCGCGGGGGCCACGGTGCACGACTGCTTTAACTGGCTGTCAGTTCTGGTCCTGCTGCCCCTGGAGGCTGCCACTGGGTACCTGCACCATGTCACTGGACTGGTGGTTGCCTCCTTCAACATCCGTGGCGGCCGTGATGCCCCTGATCTGCTCAAGATCATCACAGAGCCCTTCACCAAGCTCATCATCCAGGTGGGGGCAAGGTTGGCacggggtgggggccgggggatAGTAAAGacccctctctcattctccccaCCCACATCTTGCCCACAGCTGGACAAGTCTGTGATTACCAGCATTGCCACCGGTGACGAGTCCCTGAGAAACCATAGTCTCATCCGGATCTGGTGCCGCCCAGACCCCATGGAG GCTCCCACTCCCATGCCCAGGGCAGAGGCCAATACCAGCTGGACCCTTGGAAATGCCACCATGGAGAAAT GCAACCACATCTTCGTGGACACGGGGCTCCCTGACTTGGCTGTGGGGCTCATTCTGCTGGCTGGCTCCCTAGTGCTCCTATGCACCTGCCTCATCCTCCTCGTCAAGATGCTCAACTCTCTGCTTAAGGGCCAAGTGGCCAAGGTCATTCAGAAGGTTATAAACACTG ACTTCCCCGCCCCCTTCACCTGGGCCACAGGCTACTTTGCCATGGTGGTGGGAGCTGGCATGACCTTCGTTGTCCAGAGCAGTTCTGTGTTCACCTCAGCCATCACTCCACTCATTG GCTTGGGTGTGATCAGCATCGAGCGGGCCTACCCTCTCACACTGGGCTCCAACATTGGCACGACCACCACAGCCATCCTGGCTGCACTGGCCAGCCCCAGGGAGAAGCTGTCCAGCGCCTTCCAG ATTGCCCTCTGCCACTTCTTCTTCAACATCTCAGGCATCCTGCTGTGGTACCCAGTGCCCTGCACGCGCCTGCCAATCCGCATGGCCAAGGCGCTGGGCAAACGCACTGCCAAGTACCGCTGGTTTGCTGTCCTCTACCTCCTCCTGTGCTTCTTGCTACTGCCCTCGCTGGTGTTTGGCATCTCCATGGCAGGCTGGCAGgccatggtgggggtgggtgcaCCATTTGGGGCCTTGCTGGCTTTTGTGGTGCTCGTCAATGTCCTGCAGAATCGCAGCCCCAGACGCCTGCCCAAGTGGCTGCAGACATGGGACTTCCTGCCCCACTGGATGCACTCCCTGCAGCCCCTGGACCATCTTATCACCCGTGCTACTTTGTGCTGTGCCACTCCTGAGCCCCGCTCACCCCCGCTGCCCGCCAGGGTCTTCCTGGAGGAGCTGCCCCCTGCCACACCCTCCCCCCGTCTGGCACTGCCTGCTCAACACAATGCCACCCGCCTCTAG
- the GRK6 gene encoding G protein-coupled receptor kinase 6 isoform X2 — translation MELENIVANTVLLKAREGGGGNRKGKSKKWRQMLQFPHISQCEELRLSLERDYHSLCERQPIGRLLFREFCATRPELTRCIAFLDGVAEYEVTPDEKRKACGRRLMQNFLSHTGPDLIPEVPRQLVTNCSQRLEQGPCKDLFQELTRLTHEYLSMAPFADYLDSIYFNRFLQWKWLERQPVTKNTFRQYRVLGKGGFGEVCACQVRATGKMYACKKLEKKRIKKRKGEAMALNEKQILEKVNSRFVVSLAYAYETKDALCLVLTLMNGGDLKFHIYHMGQAGFPEERAVFYAAEICCGLEDLHRERIVYRDLKPENILLDDHGHIRISDLGLAVHVPEGQTIKGRVGTVGYMAPEVVKNERYTFSPDWWALGCLLYEMIAGQSPFQQRKKKIKREEVERLVKEVPEEYSERFSPQARSLCSQLLCKDPAGRLGCRGGGAREVKEHPLFKKLNFKRLGAGMLEPPFKPDPQAIYCKDVLDIEQFSTVKGVELEPTDQDFYQKFATGSVPIPWQNEMVETECFQELNVFGLDGSVPPDLDWKGQPPAPPKKGLLQRLFSRQRIAVGTAATVRKSSPPASSSQPASSPQPEAPTGGWR, via the exons ATGGAGCTCGAGAACATCGTAGCGAACACGGTGCTACTCAAGGCCCGGGAAG GTGGTGGTGGGAATCGCAAGGGCAAAAGCAAGAAATGGCGACAGATGCTGCAGTTCCCCCACATCAGCCAGTGTGAAGAGCTGCGGCTCAGCCTCG AGCGTGACTACCACAGCCTGTGCGAGCGGCAGCCCATTGGGCGCCTGCTGTTTCGAGAGTTCTGCGCCACGAGGCCTGAGCTGACCCGCTGCATAGCCTTCTTGGATGGAGTG GCTGAGTATGAAGTGACCCCTGATGAGAAGCGGAAGGCTTGTGGGCGGCGGCTAATGCAGAATTTTCTGAGCCACACG GGTCCTGACCTTATCCCTGAGGTCCCCCGGCAGCTGGTGACTAATTGCTCCCAGCGGTTGGAGCAGGGGCCCTGCAAAGACCTCTTCCAGGAGCTCACCCG GCTGACCCATGAGTACCTGAGCATGGCCCCTTTTGCCGACTACCTCGACAGCATCTACTTCAACCGTTTCCTACAGTGGAAGTGGCTGGAAAG GCAACCAGTGACCAAAAACACCTTCAGGCAGTATCGAGTCCTGGGCAAAGGCGGCTTTGGTGAG GTGTGTGCCTGCCAGGTGCGGGCAACAGGCAAGATGTACGCTTGCAAGAAGCTGGAAAAGAAGCGTATCAAGAAGCGGAAAGGGGAGGCCATGGCACTCAATGAGAAGCAGATCCTGGAGAAAGTGAACAGTAGGTTTGTA GTGAGCTTGGCCTATGCCTATGAGACCAAGGACGCGCTGTGCCTGGTGCTGACACTGATGAACGGAGGCGACCTCAAGTTCCACATCTACCACATGGGCCAGGCTGGCTTCCCCGAGGAGCGGGCTGTCTTCTATGCCGCGGAGATCTGCTGCGGCCTGGAGGACCTGCACCGGGAGCGCATCGTGTACAG GGACCTGAAGCCAGAGAACATCCTGTTGGATGACCATG GTCACATCCGCATCTCCGACCTGGGGCTAGCTGTGCACGTGCCAGAAGGCCAGACCATCAAGGGTCGTGTGGGCACTGTGGGCTACATGG CTCCGGAGGTGGTAAAGAATGAACGGTACACATTCAGCCCAGACTGGTGGGCACTAGGCTGCCTCCTATACGAGATGATTGCCGGCCAGTCACCCTTCcagcagaggaaaaagaaaatcaagcgAGAGGAGGTGGAACGGTTGGTGAAGGAGGTGCCTGAAGAATACTCAGAGCGCTTTTCCCCTCAGGCCCGCTCGCTCTGCTCCCAG CTCCTGTGCAAGGACCCTGCTGGGCGCCTAGGGTGTCGTGGAGGTGGTGCCCGCGAAGTAAAGGAACACCCCCTCTTCAAAAAGCTGAACTTTAAGCGGCTGGGAGCTGGCATGCTGGAGCCACCCTTCAAACCTGAT CCCCAGGCCATTTACTGCAAGGATGTTCTGGACATCGAACAGTTCTCCACAGTTAAGGGTGTGGAGCTGGAGCCCACTGACCAAGACTTCTACCAGAAGTTTGCCACGGGCAGTGTGCCCATCCCCTGGCAGAATGAG ATGGTGGAGACCGAGTGCTTCCAGGAGCTGAATGTCTTTGGGCTAGATGGCTCAGTTCCCCCAGACCTGGACTGGAAGGGCCAGCCACCTGCACCCCCCAAGAAAGGACTGCTGCAGAGACTCTTCAGCCGCCAG ag GATTGCTGTGGGAACTGCAGCGACAGTGAGGAAGAGCTCCCCACCCGCCTCGAGCTCCCAACCCGCCTCTAGCCCCCAGCCTGAGGCCCCTACCGGTGGTTGGCGGTAG
- the F12 gene encoding coagulation factor XII encodes MRALLFLGSLLGSLESALLTPPWKAPKEHKHRADEHTVVLTVTGEPCYFPFQYNRQLYHTCIRKGRPGPQPWCATSPNFEQDQQWAYCLEPKKVKDHCSKHSPCQNGGTCVNTPKGPHCICPEHFTGKHCQREKCFESQLLQFFHEKETWHRLEPAGVAECQCKGPDAHCKPLASQVCHTNPCLNGGSCLEAEGHRLCRCRAGYAGRFCDVDTEARCYDGHGFDYRGTAETALSGARCQPWASEATYRNVTAEQALNWGLGDHAFCRNPDNDTRPWCFVWSGDRLSWEYCRLARCEPPVLEAPQFLPPTQVPSEHPDFPLPSLSALQKPQPPTPALGATTPEQPTPLPSPSCGQRLRKRLSSLSRVVGGLVALPGAHPYIAALYWRHNFCAGNLIASCWVLTAAHCLQNRPPPEELTVVLGQDRHNQSCEQCQTLAVRAYRLHEAFSPITYQHDLALLRLQEREDGHCALPSPFVQPVCLPSSAARPDEAEAALCEVAGWGYQFEGAGEYSSFLQEAQVPLIPSERCSAQDVHGVSFTSGMLCAGFLEGGTDACQGDSGGPLVCEEEAAEHQLILRGIVSWGSGCGDRYKPGVYTDVASYLAWIQEHTNS; translated from the exons ATGAGGGCTCTCCTGTTCCTGGGGTCCCTGCTGGGAAGCCTGGAGTCAGCGCTTTTG ACTCCACCTTGGAAAGCCCCTAAGGAGCATAAGCACAGAGCAGATGAGCACACAGTAG TTCTCACTGTCACTGGGGAGCCCTGCTACTTCCCCTTCCAGTACAACCGGCAACTGTACCACACATGCATCCGCAAGGGCCGGCCTGGCCCCCAGCCCTG GTGTGCTACCAGTCCCAACTTTGAGCAGGACCAGCAATGGGCATACTGCCTGGAGCCCAAGAAAGTGAAAG ACCACTGCAGCAAACACAGCCCCTGTCAGAATGGAGGGACCTGTGTGAACACGCCAAAAGGCCCACACTGCATCTGTCCAGAACACTTCACTGGGAAGCACTGCCAGAGAG AGAAATGCTTTGAGTCTCAGCTTCTTCAGTTCTTCCATGAGAAAGAAACATGGCATAGGCTTGAACCGGCGGGTGTGGCCGAGTGCCAGTGTAAGGGTCCTGATGCCCACTGCAAGCCGCTGGCCAGCCAGG TCTGCCACACCAACCCGTGCCTCAACGGAGGCAGCTGCCTAGAGGCGGAGGGCCACCGCCTGTGCCGTTGCCGGGCAGGATACGCAGGACGCTTCTGCGACGTAG ACACTGAGGCGCGATGCTACGACGGCCACGGGTTTGACTACCGCGGCACAGCCGAGACTGCGCTGTCGGGCGCCCGGTGTCAGCCGTGGGCCTCAGAGGCCACCTACCGGAACGTGACTGCAGAGCAAGCGCTGAACTGGGGACTGGGCGACCATGCCTTCTGCAG GAATCCGGACAACGACACCCGCCCGTGGTGCTTCGTGTGGAGCGGCGACCGGCTGAGCTGGGAATATTGCCGCCTGGCACGTTGCGAACCTCCAGTCCTAGAGGCTCCTCAGTTCCTGCCTCCAACCCAGGTCCCCTCTGAGCACCCGGATTTTCCCCTGCCCTCGCTTTCAGCACTGCAGAAGCCTCAGCCCCCGACCCCAG CCTTGGGCGCGACGACGCCGGAGCAGCCCACTCCCCTGCCGAGTCCCAGCTGCGGACAACGGCTCCGGAAACGGCTGTCCTCGCTGAGCCGCGTGGTTGGGGGACTGGTGGCCCTGCCCGGGGCGCACCCCTACATCGCCGCGTTGTACTGGCGCCACAATTTCTGCGCGGGCAACCTCATCGCCTCCTGCTGGGTGCTGACCGCGGCGCACTGCCTGCAGAACCG GCCCCCGCCGGAGGAGCTGACGGTGGTGCTCGGCCAGGACCGCCATAACCAGAGCTGTGAGCAGTGCCAGACTCTGGCAGTGCGCGCCTACCGCCTGCACGAGGCCTTCTCGCCCATCACCTACCAGCACGACCTGG CCCTGCTGCGCCTGCAGGAAAGAGAGGACGGCCACTGCGCGCTCCCGTCGCCTTTCGTTCAGCCGGTGTGCCTGCCAAGCAGCGCTGCCCGCCCAGATGAGGCCGAGGCCGCCCTCTGTGAGGTGGCAGGCTGGGGCTACCAGTTTGAGG GGGCCGGGGAATATTCCAGCTTCCTGCAGGAAGCGCAGGTGCCACTCATCCCTTCTGAGCGCTGCTCCGCCCAGGACGTGCACGGAGTCTCTTTTACTTCAGGCATGCTCTGCGCTGGCTTCCTCGAGGGTGGCACCGACGCCTGCCAG GGTGACTCCGGGGGCCCGCTAGTGTGTGAGGAGGAGGCCGCAGAGCACCAGCTCATTCTGCGAGGCATCGTCAGCTGGGGTTCCGGTTGTGGCGACCGCTACAAACCAGGTGTGTACACCGACGTGGCCAGCTACCTGGCCTGGATCCAGGAGCACACCAATTCCTGA
- the GRK6 gene encoding G protein-coupled receptor kinase 6 isoform X1: protein MELENIVANTVLLKAREGGGGNRKGKSKKWRQMLQFPHISQCEELRLSLERDYHSLCERQPIGRLLFREFCATRPELTRCIAFLDGVAEYEVTPDEKRKACGRRLMQNFLSHTGPDLIPEVPRQLVTNCSQRLEQGPCKDLFQELTRLTHEYLSMAPFADYLDSIYFNRFLQWKWLERQPVTKNTFRQYRVLGKGGFGEVCACQVRATGKMYACKKLEKKRIKKRKGEAMALNEKQILEKVNSRFVVSLAYAYETKDALCLVLTLMNGGDLKFHIYHMGQAGFPEERAVFYAAEICCGLEDLHRERIVYRDLKPENILLDDHGHIRISDLGLAVHVPEGQTIKGRVGTVGYMAPEVVKNERYTFSPDWWALGCLLYEMIAGQSPFQQRKKKIKREEVERLVKEVPEEYSERFSPQARSLCSQLLCKDPAGRLGCRGGGAREVKEHPLFKKLNFKRLGAGMLEPPFKPDPQAIYCKDVLDIEQFSTVKGVELEPTDQDFYQKFATGSVPIPWQNEMVETECFQELNVFGLDGSVPPDLDWKGQPPAPPKKGLLQRLFSRQDCCGNCSDSEEELPTRLELPTRL, encoded by the exons ATGGAGCTCGAGAACATCGTAGCGAACACGGTGCTACTCAAGGCCCGGGAAG GTGGTGGTGGGAATCGCAAGGGCAAAAGCAAGAAATGGCGACAGATGCTGCAGTTCCCCCACATCAGCCAGTGTGAAGAGCTGCGGCTCAGCCTCG AGCGTGACTACCACAGCCTGTGCGAGCGGCAGCCCATTGGGCGCCTGCTGTTTCGAGAGTTCTGCGCCACGAGGCCTGAGCTGACCCGCTGCATAGCCTTCTTGGATGGAGTG GCTGAGTATGAAGTGACCCCTGATGAGAAGCGGAAGGCTTGTGGGCGGCGGCTAATGCAGAATTTTCTGAGCCACACG GGTCCTGACCTTATCCCTGAGGTCCCCCGGCAGCTGGTGACTAATTGCTCCCAGCGGTTGGAGCAGGGGCCCTGCAAAGACCTCTTCCAGGAGCTCACCCG GCTGACCCATGAGTACCTGAGCATGGCCCCTTTTGCCGACTACCTCGACAGCATCTACTTCAACCGTTTCCTACAGTGGAAGTGGCTGGAAAG GCAACCAGTGACCAAAAACACCTTCAGGCAGTATCGAGTCCTGGGCAAAGGCGGCTTTGGTGAG GTGTGTGCCTGCCAGGTGCGGGCAACAGGCAAGATGTACGCTTGCAAGAAGCTGGAAAAGAAGCGTATCAAGAAGCGGAAAGGGGAGGCCATGGCACTCAATGAGAAGCAGATCCTGGAGAAAGTGAACAGTAGGTTTGTA GTGAGCTTGGCCTATGCCTATGAGACCAAGGACGCGCTGTGCCTGGTGCTGACACTGATGAACGGAGGCGACCTCAAGTTCCACATCTACCACATGGGCCAGGCTGGCTTCCCCGAGGAGCGGGCTGTCTTCTATGCCGCGGAGATCTGCTGCGGCCTGGAGGACCTGCACCGGGAGCGCATCGTGTACAG GGACCTGAAGCCAGAGAACATCCTGTTGGATGACCATG GTCACATCCGCATCTCCGACCTGGGGCTAGCTGTGCACGTGCCAGAAGGCCAGACCATCAAGGGTCGTGTGGGCACTGTGGGCTACATGG CTCCGGAGGTGGTAAAGAATGAACGGTACACATTCAGCCCAGACTGGTGGGCACTAGGCTGCCTCCTATACGAGATGATTGCCGGCCAGTCACCCTTCcagcagaggaaaaagaaaatcaagcgAGAGGAGGTGGAACGGTTGGTGAAGGAGGTGCCTGAAGAATACTCAGAGCGCTTTTCCCCTCAGGCCCGCTCGCTCTGCTCCCAG CTCCTGTGCAAGGACCCTGCTGGGCGCCTAGGGTGTCGTGGAGGTGGTGCCCGCGAAGTAAAGGAACACCCCCTCTTCAAAAAGCTGAACTTTAAGCGGCTGGGAGCTGGCATGCTGGAGCCACCCTTCAAACCTGAT CCCCAGGCCATTTACTGCAAGGATGTTCTGGACATCGAACAGTTCTCCACAGTTAAGGGTGTGGAGCTGGAGCCCACTGACCAAGACTTCTACCAGAAGTTTGCCACGGGCAGTGTGCCCATCCCCTGGCAGAATGAG ATGGTGGAGACCGAGTGCTTCCAGGAGCTGAATGTCTTTGGGCTAGATGGCTCAGTTCCCCCAGACCTGGACTGGAAGGGCCAGCCACCTGCACCCCCCAAGAAAGGACTGCTGCAGAGACTCTTCAGCCGCCAG GATTGCTGTGGGAACTGCAGCGACAGTGAGGAAGAGCTCCCCACCCGCCTCGAGCTCCCAACCCGCCTCTAG